One window of Microcoleus vaginatus PCC 9802 genomic DNA carries:
- a CDS encoding adenosine kinase: MTENNQESGSVDVFGVGNALVDILALVEDEFVLGHGLNRGGMTLMNSETQGGILHDLEHNSLQMRSGGSAANTMIGLAQSGGKAYYSGKVAKDTNGEFYRQDLLAAGIDFNVHPAAESKEPTGTCVVLTTPDAERTMCTNLGVSTTLAATDIDVDRLSHCKYSYVEGYLWDAPDPRKASIETMEQSKRLGVKVAFTFSDGFLVDRFADDFHKVVSEYCDVIFCNADEVRSFFKEESLEECARKMSEISDLAFITNGDKGCMVVENKQIVDVAGFPVKAIDTVGAGDAFAGGVLFGITNGLSSVQAARWGNYLASRVVQIHGPRLEGSQAHLLSEVISG, from the coding sequence ATGACAGAAAATAATCAAGAATCTGGTTCAGTGGATGTGTTTGGCGTGGGAAATGCCCTGGTAGACATCCTAGCATTGGTAGAAGATGAATTTGTACTCGGCCACGGGCTGAATCGCGGCGGGATGACGCTGATGAATTCGGAAACGCAGGGGGGGATTTTGCACGATTTAGAACACAATTCGCTGCAAATGCGATCGGGGGGTTCGGCGGCAAATACTATGATTGGTTTGGCTCAGAGCGGCGGTAAAGCTTATTATTCGGGGAAGGTTGCTAAGGATACTAACGGCGAATTTTATCGGCAAGATTTGCTGGCGGCGGGGATTGATTTTAATGTGCATCCTGCTGCTGAGTCGAAGGAGCCCACTGGTACTTGTGTAGTGCTGACTACGCCGGATGCGGAACGCACGATGTGTACTAATTTGGGGGTTTCTACTACTCTGGCGGCGACTGATATTGATGTCGATCGCCTGAGTCACTGCAAGTACAGTTATGTTGAGGGTTATCTTTGGGATGCTCCCGATCCGAGAAAGGCTAGCATTGAGACGATGGAACAGTCTAAGCGTCTGGGTGTGAAGGTGGCTTTTACTTTTTCGGATGGCTTTTTAGTCGATCGCTTTGCTGATGATTTTCACAAGGTGGTTTCGGAATATTGCGATGTAATTTTTTGCAATGCTGATGAAGTTCGCAGCTTTTTTAAGGAGGAATCTTTGGAAGAGTGCGCTCGGAAAATGAGCGAGATTTCGGATTTGGCTTTTATCACTAATGGGGATAAAGGCTGCATGGTGGTGGAGAATAAACAGATTGTTGATGTGGCTGGATTCCCGGTAAAGGCGATCGATACTGTGGGTGCTGGCGATGCTTTTGCGGGCGGTGTTTTGTTTGGAATTACTAACGGTTTGAGTTCTGTACAAGCGGCTCGTTGGGGCAATTATTTGGCTTCTAGGGTGGTGCAGATTCACGGGCCGCGTCTGGAGGGTTCTCAGGCTCATCTTTTGAGTGAGGTGATTTCTGGTTAG
- a CDS encoding adenylyl-sulfate kinase, which produces MTCLPPLIQQMLQPAFYPHGVTEPVQLIQTHASFVLLTGDYVYKIKKSVNFGFFDYSTLEKRQHFCNQELLMNHRTAPEIYLEVLPILQTGVSFHLGSSLPAIASGEIAVEYVLKMREFPQDSLLLSLLERGLLTEQLMADLGREVANFHSRAISNSYIRTFGEVSQIRTAIDNNYLISQKYIGGPQTQTQYEETKNYSDAFFAENQELFKLRIANKIRECHGDLHLRNIAFWQDKILLFDCIEFNEPFRFVDVMYDVAFTVMDLESRGRRDLGNAFINTYLEQTGDWEGLQLLPLYLSRQAYVRAKVTSLMLDDPAISTAQKAEISQTATHYYKLAWQYTKPRRGKLTLMSGLSGSGKSTAARYLARRTGAIHIRSDAVRKHLGGIPLNERGGQNLYSDEMTAQTYGRLLELGIILADRGWDVILDAKFDRQNLRTDAIDRAQSHGLPLQIIYCTAPIEVLRERLQQRRGDIADATAELLSSQQAAFEPCTELEQISVNIVDTAQDLEVQLNLICRE; this is translated from the coding sequence ATGACTTGTCTCCCACCTCTGATTCAGCAAATGTTGCAGCCCGCGTTTTACCCGCACGGGGTGACAGAACCAGTGCAGCTAATTCAGACTCATGCCTCCTTTGTTCTCCTCACAGGAGACTATGTTTACAAAATCAAGAAATCAGTTAATTTTGGCTTTTTCGATTATTCAACCTTGGAGAAGAGACAGCATTTTTGCAATCAAGAATTGCTGATGAACCACCGCACTGCACCGGAAATTTATCTAGAAGTTTTGCCAATTCTTCAAACTGGCGTTTCTTTTCACTTGGGCAGCAGCTTACCTGCTATAGCTTCTGGCGAAATTGCTGTAGAATACGTGCTGAAAATGCGAGAATTTCCTCAAGATTCGCTGTTGCTCAGTTTGTTGGAACGCGGACTGTTGACCGAGCAACTTATGGCCGACTTAGGGCGCGAAGTTGCCAACTTTCATAGCAGGGCAATTAGTAATAGCTATATTCGGACATTTGGCGAAGTCAGTCAGATTCGGACTGCAATAGACAACAATTACCTGATTTCCCAAAAATATATCGGCGGGCCGCAGACTCAGACACAATATGAGGAAACTAAAAATTATAGTGATGCGTTTTTTGCGGAAAATCAAGAGTTATTTAAGCTGCGGATTGCCAATAAAATTCGCGAGTGCCACGGAGATTTGCACTTGCGGAATATAGCATTCTGGCAAGATAAAATATTGCTGTTCGACTGCATTGAATTTAACGAGCCTTTTCGCTTTGTTGATGTCATGTACGATGTCGCTTTTACAGTAATGGATTTGGAATCGCGGGGGCGCAGAGATTTAGGCAATGCTTTTATCAATACTTACCTTGAACAAACAGGAGATTGGGAAGGGCTACAACTGCTGCCACTTTATTTGAGTCGTCAAGCTTATGTTAGAGCAAAAGTAACTTCGTTAATGTTGGACGATCCCGCTATTTCAACTGCCCAAAAAGCAGAGATTTCCCAGACTGCCACTCATTACTATAAACTGGCTTGGCAATACACAAAACCGCGCCGGGGAAAGTTAACTTTGATGTCGGGTTTGTCTGGTTCTGGCAAGAGTACAGCAGCGCGATATTTGGCTCGCCGCACTGGGGCAATTCACATTCGATCCGATGCTGTTCGCAAACATTTAGGCGGAATTCCTTTAAATGAACGCGGGGGGCAAAATTTGTACTCGGATGAAATGACGGCACAGACTTATGGTAGATTGTTAGAGTTGGGGATAATTCTGGCTGACCGAGGTTGGGATGTGATTTTAGATGCAAAGTTCGATCGCCAAAACTTGAGAACCGATGCGATTGATCGGGCTCAATCCCACGGCTTGCCCCTGCAAATTATTTACTGCACCGCACCAATTGAAGTATTGCGAGAACGACTGCAACAGCGCAGGGGCGATATTGCCGACGCGACAGCAGAACTATTGAGTTCGCAGCAAGCAGCTTTTGAACCTTGTACAGAATTAGAGCAAATTTCTGTAAACATTGTAGATACCGCGCAAGACTTAGAGGTACAATTAAACTTGATTTGTAGGGAGTAG
- a CDS encoding DUF697 domain-containing protein has translation MPLPRLLTLIAAFCLALGLIIGLVSSLTGLYSQVAWSASPLLANLLIFLIIVLLGTLIFALVYYFRLLQRPQKVKGKRPITPKVPVVKSEAASENLKAIRQQVDRIQDEVARQALLLRAREIEASMARGSVRVVVFGTGSAGKTSAVNALVGRMAGQVGAPMGTTEVGETYTLKLKGIDRELAITDTPGILEAGVAGTYREELARQLAARADLILFVLDGDLRKSEYEPLRTLAEIGKRSIVVFNKVDLYPDTDRDEILDRLRQRVKGFVSAMDVVAISANPQKVVLEDGTIFQPDPDIMPLIRRVAAILRAEGEDLIADNILLQSQHLGDQARKLIDAQRRRQADKAVERFQWIGAGVIAVTPLPVVDLLATAAVNAQMVVEIAKIYGCELNIDRAKELALSLAKTLASLGIVEGVIQVVSRALQLSVAGFVLGKAIQAVSAAYLTRIAGKSFIEYFRHDQDWGDGGIAEVVQRQFQLNRKDEFVKAFVKDAIARVVEPLNIYQQESEPELEMSAELESEIEPEALYQRPQDDDWETHSNKRKDEW, from the coding sequence ATGCCTTTGCCGCGCCTGTTAACCTTAATTGCTGCTTTCTGCCTCGCCCTGGGGCTGATTATTGGGCTGGTGAGTTCCTTAACAGGGCTTTACAGTCAAGTTGCGTGGTCTGCTTCTCCGCTGCTGGCTAATTTGCTGATTTTCCTGATAATTGTACTTTTGGGAACCCTAATTTTTGCACTGGTTTACTATTTTAGGCTGCTGCAACGCCCTCAGAAAGTTAAGGGAAAACGGCCGATTACTCCGAAGGTTCCTGTTGTCAAAAGTGAAGCAGCTTCCGAAAATCTCAAAGCAATCAGGCAACAAGTCGATCGCATTCAAGATGAAGTAGCGCGGCAAGCTTTGCTGTTGAGAGCCCGCGAAATTGAAGCTAGCATGGCTCGGGGCAGCGTTCGAGTAGTTGTTTTCGGCACCGGTTCTGCGGGCAAAACTTCCGCTGTGAATGCGCTGGTGGGGCGGATGGCGGGACAGGTGGGCGCGCCGATGGGAACTACCGAAGTTGGGGAAACTTACACTCTGAAATTGAAAGGAATTGATCGAGAATTAGCAATTACTGATACCCCAGGCATCTTGGAAGCGGGAGTAGCGGGGACTTACAGAGAAGAATTGGCGAGGCAGTTGGCGGCGAGGGCAGATTTGATCTTATTTGTTTTGGACGGCGATTTGCGAAAATCCGAGTACGAACCGCTGCGGACTTTGGCGGAAATTGGCAAAAGGTCGATCGTGGTTTTCAATAAAGTTGACCTTTATCCCGACACCGACAGAGATGAAATTCTCGATCGGCTGCGGCAGCGAGTCAAAGGTTTTGTATCAGCAATGGATGTAGTAGCCATTAGCGCCAATCCGCAAAAAGTTGTACTAGAAGACGGCACAATTTTTCAGCCAGACCCGGATATTATGCCATTAATTCGGCGCGTCGCTGCGATTTTGCGAGCTGAAGGCGAAGACTTAATTGCGGACAATATTTTGCTGCAATCTCAGCACTTGGGAGACCAAGCGCGCAAGTTAATTGATGCTCAAAGAAGGCGGCAAGCGGATAAGGCAGTAGAGCGATTTCAGTGGATCGGAGCCGGAGTAATTGCCGTAACGCCTTTGCCAGTGGTGGATTTGTTAGCGACAGCAGCAGTTAACGCTCAAATGGTAGTAGAAATTGCCAAAATTTACGGCTGCGAATTAAATATCGATCGCGCGAAAGAATTGGCATTGTCTCTAGCAAAAACCCTAGCAAGTTTGGGAATAGTTGAAGGCGTAATTCAAGTAGTGTCAAGGGCGCTGCAGTTAAGCGTAGCCGGGTTTGTACTGGGCAAAGCAATTCAAGCAGTGAGTGCGGCTTATTTAACCAGAATTGCCGGTAAAAGTTTTATTGAATATTTCCGCCATGACCAAGATTGGGGCGACGGCGGCATCGCCGAAGTCGTGCAAAGGCAGTTTCAGTTAAATAGGAAAGACGAGTTTGTCAAAGCATTTGTCAAAGATGCGATCGCCCGCGTTGTCGAACCTCTGAATATTTATCAGCAAGAATCGGAACCAGAATTAGAAATGTCAGCCGAATTGGAATCAGAAATAGAACCAGAAGCATTGTATCAGCGGCCGCAAGACGACGATTGGGAAACCCACAGCAACAAACGAAAGGATGAGTGGTAA
- a CDS encoding ABC transporter ATP-binding protein has product MEPLIDAPTFTEMPGATPVVETFNLGKFYRTGFWMNEKIESLKNCTLTVSEGETFGLLGQNGAGKTTLLKTLLGIVRPTSGRALLLGRPLGDRTVKQRVGYLPENPYFYDYLTGWEFLQFAAGLFQIPPSIQRQRIPNLLDLVGLSQSAAIKKQLRQYSKGMLQRIGMAQALINNPDVVFLDEPMSGLDPMGRYQMREIILSLKNQGKTIFFNSHILSDVEKICDRVAILAKGELICIGAIDEILGNTETYRVEGRGGHLNILKKWIPDMEVDNDLWYGHLQGDPKEFLSSLSGTGGQLIGMNLAKPSLEEFFMQQLQERGIYSSS; this is encoded by the coding sequence ATGGAACCTCTTATAGATGCGCCAACTTTCACCGAGATGCCCGGAGCTACCCCAGTGGTGGAAACATTTAATCTGGGGAAGTTCTACCGTACCGGCTTCTGGATGAATGAAAAAATTGAATCGCTCAAAAATTGCACTCTGACTGTCTCTGAGGGGGAAACTTTCGGGTTATTAGGGCAAAATGGAGCGGGGAAAACTACGCTGCTGAAAACTTTGCTGGGTATAGTACGGCCGACTTCTGGCAGGGCGCTGCTGTTGGGGAGGCCTTTGGGCGATCGCACCGTGAAGCAGCGAGTCGGCTATTTGCCAGAAAATCCCTATTTTTACGATTATCTCACCGGCTGGGAATTCTTGCAATTTGCGGCGGGGTTATTTCAAATTCCCCCCTCAATTCAGCGACAGCGAATTCCGAATTTGCTAGACTTAGTTGGCCTATCTCAATCGGCGGCAATTAAAAAACAGTTGCGCCAGTATTCTAAGGGAATGCTGCAACGGATCGGCATGGCTCAAGCTTTGATTAACAATCCAGATGTGGTATTTTTGGATGAGCCGATGTCTGGTTTAGATCCGATGGGACGTTATCAGATGCGGGAGATAATTTTATCTCTGAAAAATCAAGGAAAAACAATTTTTTTTAATTCGCATATATTGTCTGATGTGGAGAAGATTTGCGATCGAGTGGCAATTTTGGCGAAAGGTGAGTTAATTTGCATTGGTGCGATCGACGAAATCCTAGGTAATACTGAAACTTACCGGGTTGAAGGTAGGGGCGGCCACTTGAATATCCTGAAAAAATGGATACCGGATATGGAAGTTGATAATGATTTGTGGTACGGTCATTTGCAGGGCGATCCGAAGGAGTTTCTTTCTAGTCTGAGCGGTACGGGAGGGCAGCTAATTGGGATGAATTTGGCTAAGCCTAGTTTGGAAGAGTTTTTTATGCAGCAACTGCAAGAAAGAGGGATTTATTCTAGTAGTTGA
- a CDS encoding YdcF family protein, whose amino-acid sequence MFVFLSKLLPLFIYPLGLSCLLMMAALITLWKRPKWAAAPIAAALIILLLGSSGWVSKSLVRSLEWQNLPTAELPQAEAIIVLGGGVKAALPPRPWVELAEAGDRIIYGSRLYKQGKASLLILSGGRVDWKGGGAPESADMAEIAQTMGVPASAILQDPDSHNTYQNAVNVRKILDAKGIKGPVLLVTSAMHMTRSLLIFQRQGIKAIVAPTDFQITQQDIAASQNNWQAVALDLLPDTYQLNQSTKALKEYIGLIVYRLRGWL is encoded by the coding sequence ATGTTTGTATTTCTGTCGAAACTCCTGCCGCTGTTTATTTATCCTTTGGGGTTGAGTTGCCTGTTAATGATGGCGGCTTTAATAACACTTTGGAAGCGTCCCAAATGGGCGGCGGCGCCAATTGCTGCGGCTCTAATTATTTTACTGCTCGGAAGTAGCGGTTGGGTTTCAAAATCGTTAGTTCGATCGCTCGAATGGCAAAACTTACCAACCGCCGAACTCCCCCAAGCTGAAGCGATTATCGTCTTGGGCGGGGGCGTCAAAGCAGCTTTACCTCCCCGTCCTTGGGTAGAATTAGCGGAAGCGGGCGATCGAATAATCTATGGTTCCCGACTTTACAAGCAAGGCAAAGCTTCCCTGCTAATTCTCAGCGGCGGTAGAGTAGATTGGAAAGGTGGCGGGGCTCCCGAATCGGCAGACATGGCAGAAATTGCCCAAACAATGGGTGTACCGGCATCAGCAATTCTGCAAGACCCAGATTCACACAACACTTATCAAAATGCCGTCAACGTGCGGAAAATTTTAGATGCTAAAGGCATAAAAGGGCCGGTTTTGCTAGTGACATCGGCGATGCACATGACTCGATCGCTCTTAATTTTCCAGCGTCAGGGAATAAAAGCTATTGTGGCACCAACAGACTTCCAGATAACGCAGCAGGATATCGCAGCATCCCAAAACAATTGGCAAGCAGTCGCACTGGATTTATTGCCGGATACTTATCAGTTAAACCAGTCAACTAAAGCTTTGAAAGAATACATCGGCTTAATCGTTTATCGGCTGCGGGGATGGCTTTAA
- a CDS encoding poly(A) polymerase, with protein sequence MSKPKSPKQKMATIREVYHRILWDSRLDHRAFSLGFSDRISGNIREKRLSEWQVDGDIPWHRIRYVKCGETIVWDRDRLLDLFATGELPVTAWVVAAGNEESENQKQQISPHLLPSISVTDFHPTPIYKYDRENWQAIDYFLKSVTVTTLKIVSFNVLSDRYESEHTQTAQRIPIIIEHLRQCDADIIALQEVTPRLLEILLAEDWVQGYNISESPQGETLEWHGLLLLSRLRFNLVEYRYSQRKRVLVGKWLLNGKTLNVAAVHFTSDYHKNALQVRLKQLKILLEYLNSQPGDCLIVGDFNAIGNEQAEILTQNNFIDIWQTLYPDDPGYTFNPQANPLAELMSLTKLAARLDRMVLRSHDRDWISRKIELFACNPVPDTEGKIYPSDHFGILTQLESTAFLQTIPPVYRSAVVIIPPDEILPAIQTIRRRCDRQFHRWMPHINLLYGFVPEAYFPEAAAAIAQALKQLEPFTITLSNFEIFTHSSSCTAWLNPIPEPADSLNRLQTVLQQIFPQCNEQSTKSANGFTPHLTVGQFATAQTAKTELSQWHPVQFQVDSIALISRRDNEPFQVRYCIPLKAENQPEISSAKTGEDGSNLSLIEIINQLDPKLTQTQLQHREAIQSIVAQACRECLGYPPLLQQIGSGRIGVQSTHSDLDLICIIPVPLTGETFLKQVQNRLAGLCDRSQLVKSARVPVLRMEIEGVAVDLLSATTMGQSQIIEPLSEAARPFFDAASWSAAVGILEADLIVDIVSPHLSWDLFTNLLRAVRTWAKARQIHGNAWGFLGNFSWALLTAWTSIQCGDITPDSPRLLHSQENDGFVGAVSPCPPCLRDDQLLDILLAHFFQILSQHDWTQPIALTEGGKQYPVRKSREWFPVITSIEPCQNSTRNVTRSTAEILRRELGRGAEIAEEVLAGNTAWTTLFESADLPEQSNAFLVLTVSSAEVGELEKCGGWLEGNTIGLAINLEQKLNIHVRPRPGIMRRQNLVSAVLGTSCNIDEDAAAIAQISNEFIDQFNTVNDRSNILKVELCDRASLRNVLA encoded by the coding sequence ATGTCAAAGCCAAAGTCTCCAAAACAAAAAATGGCGACAATCCGCGAGGTTTACCATCGCATTTTATGGGATAGTCGTTTAGACCATCGCGCCTTTAGTCTGGGTTTTAGCGATCGCATTTCTGGCAATATCCGGGAAAAACGCCTGTCAGAATGGCAAGTAGACGGAGATATTCCCTGGCATCGGATTCGTTATGTTAAATGCGGGGAAACAATTGTTTGGGATCGCGATCGGCTGCTAGATTTGTTTGCTACTGGAGAATTACCAGTCACAGCATGGGTGGTGGCAGCGGGAAACGAGGAATCGGAAAACCAGAAACAGCAAATTTCCCCTCACCTGCTACCTTCGATCTCTGTTACTGACTTCCACCCTACACCTATTTACAAGTACGATAGAGAAAATTGGCAAGCCATCGATTATTTCTTAAAGTCGGTAACAGTAACAACATTAAAAATTGTTAGTTTTAACGTATTATCAGATCGCTACGAATCCGAGCATACGCAGACAGCCCAGCGAATTCCCATAATTATAGAACATCTGCGTCAGTGTGATGCCGATATTATCGCCCTCCAAGAAGTAACGCCGCGCCTCTTAGAAATACTGTTAGCTGAAGATTGGGTGCAGGGTTATAATATCTCCGAATCTCCCCAAGGCGAGACGCTGGAATGGCACGGTTTATTGCTGTTATCCAGATTGCGGTTTAACTTAGTAGAATATCGCTACTCGCAGCGGAAGCGGGTATTAGTAGGAAAGTGGCTGCTTAACGGGAAAACTCTAAATGTCGCCGCCGTTCATTTCACCAGCGATTACCATAAAAATGCTCTCCAAGTGAGATTGAAGCAACTTAAGATCTTGCTAGAATATCTAAACTCACAGCCCGGAGATTGCCTGATAGTTGGCGATTTTAATGCTATAGGCAACGAACAAGCAGAGATATTAACTCAAAACAATTTTATCGATATTTGGCAAACACTTTATCCAGACGATCCGGGATACACTTTCAATCCCCAGGCTAATCCCTTGGCAGAATTAATGAGTCTAACTAAACTTGCGGCACGGTTAGATAGGATGGTGTTGCGGAGCCACGATCGAGATTGGATATCTCGTAAAATAGAATTATTTGCCTGCAATCCCGTACCCGATACAGAAGGAAAAATCTATCCCTCCGATCATTTTGGTATCCTTACCCAGCTAGAATCTACAGCCTTTTTGCAAACCATCCCACCTGTCTATCGAAGCGCAGTTGTCATAATTCCGCCGGATGAAATTTTACCCGCAATTCAAACAATTCGCCGCCGCTGCGATCGGCAATTCCACCGCTGGATGCCGCATATCAATCTACTGTATGGTTTTGTGCCAGAGGCATATTTTCCAGAAGCAGCAGCAGCCATCGCCCAAGCACTGAAACAACTAGAACCATTTACCATCACTCTATCAAACTTTGAAATTTTTACCCACTCTTCTAGCTGTACTGCATGGTTAAATCCTATTCCCGAACCTGCTGATTCACTAAATCGATTGCAAACCGTACTCCAACAAATATTTCCCCAATGTAACGAACAAAGTACCAAATCGGCTAACGGATTCACACCGCATTTAACCGTCGGTCAATTTGCCACAGCCCAAACCGCCAAAACCGAACTTTCCCAATGGCATCCCGTACAATTTCAAGTAGACTCGATCGCCCTAATTAGCCGCCGCGATAACGAACCATTCCAGGTTAGATACTGCATACCTTTAAAAGCAGAAAATCAGCCAGAAATTTCCAGCGCCAAAACAGGAGAAGATGGATCTAACCTATCGCTAATAGAAATAATCAACCAACTCGATCCCAAACTAACCCAAACACAGCTACAGCATCGAGAAGCAATTCAATCGATCGTCGCCCAAGCTTGTCGAGAATGTTTGGGCTACCCACCATTGTTGCAGCAAATCGGATCGGGACGTATAGGCGTACAAAGCACCCACAGCGATTTAGACTTAATTTGTATAATTCCCGTCCCTTTAACAGGGGAAACATTCCTCAAACAGGTACAAAATAGACTAGCAGGATTGTGCGATCGCTCCCAACTGGTAAAATCGGCAAGAGTGCCAGTATTGAGAATGGAAATTGAAGGAGTCGCCGTCGATTTACTCTCTGCTACAACCATGGGACAATCCCAGATAATTGAACCGTTATCTGAAGCCGCCAGACCATTTTTCGATGCCGCCAGTTGGAGTGCCGCAGTCGGTATTTTGGAAGCGGACTTAATAGTGGATATAGTCAGCCCACATCTGTCCTGGGATTTATTTACAAACTTGTTAAGGGCGGTGCGAACCTGGGCGAAAGCACGTCAAATTCACGGTAATGCTTGGGGATTTCTCGGTAATTTTTCTTGGGCGTTACTGACAGCTTGGACTTCCATTCAATGTGGAGATATAACCCCCGATTCCCCTAGGCTGTTACATTCTCAGGAAAACGATGGTTTTGTAGGGGCGGTGTCCCCCTGCCCGCCCTGCCTCAGAGACGATCAATTACTGGACATATTACTTGCCCATTTTTTCCAAATCCTCAGCCAACACGATTGGACTCAACCAATAGCATTAACTGAAGGCGGAAAACAGTATCCAGTGCGAAAATCGCGGGAATGGTTTCCTGTAATAACATCGATCGAACCTTGTCAAAATAGTACCCGAAATGTCACGAGATCGACCGCAGAAATATTGCGCCGCGAATTGGGGCGCGGTGCAGAAATTGCCGAGGAAGTATTGGCGGGAAATACCGCTTGGACAACTCTATTTGAGTCAGCCGATTTACCCGAACAATCGAATGCGTTTTTAGTATTGACGGTAAGTAGTGCAGAAGTTGGGGAGTTAGAAAAATGCGGCGGCTGGCTTGAAGGTAACACCATCGGATTAGCGATTAATTTAGAGCAAAAACTTAATATCCATGTCAGACCGCGGCCGGGAATTATGAGAAGACAAAATCTAGTTAGTGCAGTGCTAGGTACGAGCTGTAATATAGATGAAGATGCTGCTGCGATCGCACAAATTAGCAATGAGTTTATCGACCAGTTCAATACTGTTAACGATCGCAGCAATATCTTGAAGGTAGAGTTGTGCGATCGCGCCTCACTTAGAAATGTGTTAGCCTA
- a CDS encoding phosphoribulokinase: MSDRPIILGIVGDSAAGKTTLTRGIAQVLGPENVTVICTDDYHRYDRKQRAEIGITALHPDCNYLDIMQQHLSLLRTGQAILKPIYNHTTGTFDPPEYIKPSKFVIVEGLLGYATRTIRDSYDVKVYLAPPEELRTQWKVKRDIMKRGYTEEQVLAEIKKREPDSEDFIRPQRKSADVVVSFYPPEADNESNLSVRLVLRPTIPHPDFTEILGRGSESFKPAIRLGLDRDMGKPVDVLEVDSHATSDQVNELEMLLCSELPHLRGFCTAQGNPEIGKLIGTTGEVLQSYPLALTQLLVAYHMMKAIHVY, translated from the coding sequence ATGAGCGATCGACCAATTATTCTCGGTATTGTCGGAGATAGCGCAGCGGGCAAAACCACCCTCACGCGGGGAATTGCCCAAGTATTGGGGCCAGAAAATGTCACGGTGATTTGCACTGACGACTATCACCGCTACGACAGAAAGCAGCGGGCCGAAATCGGAATCACAGCATTGCATCCCGACTGCAATTACCTCGACATCATGCAGCAGCACCTCAGCCTGCTGCGTACCGGACAAGCAATTCTCAAACCCATCTACAACCACACGACAGGTACATTCGACCCGCCGGAATACATCAAGCCCAGCAAATTTGTAATAGTTGAAGGTTTGCTGGGTTACGCAACTCGAACAATCCGCGATTCTTACGACGTAAAAGTGTATCTTGCTCCTCCCGAAGAGTTGCGAACTCAGTGGAAAGTTAAGCGCGATATTATGAAGCGCGGCTATACTGAAGAACAGGTGCTTGCAGAAATAAAAAAACGGGAACCGGACTCTGAAGACTTCATTCGCCCTCAGCGCAAATCGGCAGACGTTGTAGTTAGTTTTTACCCGCCAGAAGCGGACAATGAATCGAATTTGAGCGTGCGTTTAGTGCTCAGACCGACAATTCCTCACCCTGATTTTACTGAGATTTTAGGTCGAGGCAGCGAGAGTTTTAAACCTGCAATTCGCTTGGGACTCGATCGGGATATGGGCAAACCTGTTGACGTTTTGGAAGTAGACTCCCACGCTACCAGCGATCAAGTAAACGAACTGGAAATGCTCTTGTGCAGCGAGTTGCCACACCTGCGGGGATTTTGCACCGCCCAAGGCAACCCGGAAATTGGCAAACTGATCGGCACCACTGGCGAAGTTTTGCAAAGTTACCCGCTAGCTTTGACGCAGTTGCTAGTTGCATATCACATGATGAAAGCAATTCATGTTTATTAG